The genome window GCGGAGTCTTCGCGTGACCGGGCTGGAGACCTGCGAGACCCTTCCAGTGCAGCCCTTCCACGCCAGCCCGACGGGCAGGTTCGCGAGTGTCGTCCACTGCCGTTCAAACGACCGCCCGGCGCAGGTGCCGATCAACCTGGGATGGCGCATGACCTACGCTGACGCGGGGCAATAACGGCGATCCACTGAAGGCTGGCCGCCGGGCCATTGTCGTCATTTTCGCACCCTGCAGTCTCTGGCAGCGGTGGCTAGTTCGGGCCAGATTCCGCAGTCGGGTCCGTCGTCGGCGCGATCGGGTTCGGCTCGTCGATGAGGATGCGTTCGGCGGCACCCTTGACGTCGTCGTACTGGCCGGAGCGGAGCGTCCAGACGAACGCGATCACCGCGACAAGACCGAGCATGACCGAGAACGGCGCGAGGAGGAGAAGGATGTTCATCGGGCGGCGCGCAGCCTGAGCGCGTTCAAGGTCACGACCAGGGACGATCCCGACATCGCCAGGGCTGCGACGAAGGGGTTCACCAGACCGATCATGGCGGCAGGCGCGGCGACCAGGTTGTAAAGCGCGGCAAACCCGAAGTTTTCCAGCGCGCGCCGACGCGATGAACGGGCGACGTCCAGC of Brevundimonas subvibrioides contains these proteins:
- the ccoS gene encoding cbb3-type cytochrome oxidase assembly protein CcoS; translation: MNILLLLAPFSVMLGLVAVIAFVWTLRSGQYDDVKGAAERILIDEPNPIAPTTDPTAESGPN